One part of the Pannonibacter sp. XCT-53 genome encodes these proteins:
- a CDS encoding O-acetylhomoserine aminocarboxypropyltransferase codes for MTDATPGFSTLAIHAGAQPDPSTGARVTPIYQTASFVFDDVDHAASLFGLQAFGNIYTRITNPTTAVLEERVAALEGGTAALAVASGHAAQLLAFHTLMTPGDSIVASTKLYGGSINQLNHSFKSFGWNVIWADPSDLAAFEAAVDETTKAIFIESLANPGGIVTDIAGIAAIAKKKGVPLVVDNTLATPYLIRPIEHGADIVLHSLTKFMGGHGNSMGGVIVDAGTFNWSASGRYPLLSSPRPEYQGMVLHETFGNFSFAIACRVLGLRDLGPAISPFNAFMILTGIETLPLRMQRHCDNALKVAEYLSTHPKVAWVSYAALPGDKGHDLFRKYCPKGAGAVFTFGVKGGYDAGVALVSGVSLFSHLANIGDTRSLIIHPASTTHRQLSDEQKTRAGAGPDVVRLSIGLEDVADIIADLDQALAKLPG; via the coding sequence ATGACTGACGCAACTCCGGGCTTTTCCACGCTGGCGATCCATGCAGGCGCCCAGCCGGACCCGTCCACCGGCGCGCGCGTGACGCCGATCTACCAGACCGCGTCCTTCGTCTTCGATGACGTCGACCACGCCGCCTCGCTGTTCGGCCTGCAGGCCTTCGGCAACATCTACACCCGCATCACCAACCCGACAACCGCCGTTCTGGAAGAGCGGGTTGCGGCACTGGAAGGCGGCACCGCCGCCCTGGCCGTCGCCTCCGGCCACGCCGCCCAGCTCCTTGCCTTCCACACGCTGATGACCCCGGGCGACAGCATCGTTGCCTCGACCAAGCTCTATGGCGGCTCGATCAACCAGCTCAATCACTCGTTCAAGAGCTTCGGCTGGAACGTCATCTGGGCCGATCCGTCGGACCTTGCCGCCTTCGAGGCCGCCGTTGACGAGACCACCAAGGCGATCTTCATCGAGAGCCTGGCCAACCCGGGCGGCATCGTCACCGACATCGCCGGCATCGCGGCCATCGCCAAGAAGAAGGGCGTGCCGCTCGTCGTCGACAACACGCTGGCCACGCCGTACCTGATCCGCCCGATCGAGCATGGCGCCGACATCGTCCTGCATTCGCTGACCAAGTTCATGGGCGGCCACGGCAACTCCATGGGCGGCGTCATTGTCGATGCCGGCACGTTCAACTGGTCGGCCAGCGGCCGCTATCCGCTCCTGTCCTCGCCGCGTCCGGAGTACCAGGGCATGGTGCTGCACGAGACCTTCGGCAACTTCTCCTTCGCCATTGCCTGCCGCGTGCTTGGCCTGCGCGACCTTGGCCCCGCCATCTCGCCGTTCAACGCCTTCATGATCCTGACCGGCATCGAGACCCTGCCGCTGCGCATGCAGCGTCACTGCGACAACGCGCTCAAGGTGGCCGAGTACCTGTCGACCCATCCCAAGGTCGCATGGGTGTCCTACGCTGCCCTGCCGGGCGACAAGGGCCACGACCTCTTCAGGAAGTACTGCCCGAAGGGCGCCGGCGCGGTGTTCACCTTCGGCGTCAAGGGCGGCTATGACGCGGGCGTTGCCCTCGTCTCGGGCGTCAGCCTGTTCTCGCATCTGGCCAACATCGGCGACACCCGCTCGCTGATCATCCACCCGGCCTCGACCACGCATCGCCAGCTCTCCGACGAGCAGAAGACGCGCGCCGGCGCCGGTCCGGACGTGGTGCGCCTGTCGATCGGCCTCGAGGATGTCGCCGACATCATCGCCGACCTCGACCAGGCGCTGGCCAAGCTGCCGGGCTGA
- a CDS encoding GNAT family N-acetyltransferase has translation MAQADKTGQTPRFAPVLSVAGYDIELHDDLGSVAPRWLALESGGLSCLYHRHDWLAAWQAHVGSPLAHRPLLALGRRDGETAFLWPLALVEDRSLGIPLRRLSWLGARHGNQNTGVWAPETYACFTSGEAGRCLREIARGAGADLVRLEHIPETWAGRPHPMADLPGQASVNSVHAGPLGAPYDALLRRRHDRDARRKLDKKRKALARLGPVVVETATSPEARAEALAAFLAQRAARAASAGIPNVFGDPALAGFVAALLAPADGRPPVLTAALLRVGGVIRATYLTGQSGTTLHAYANSIAQDDSLPHSPGVLLLAGLIEAASGDPSLDTLDLGLGDERYKQAWTDPLPLRDISLATSTAGRLAGAVAAGLSAGKRRLRASPRLWSLIRSLRRLGARRGA, from the coding sequence ATGGCCCAGGCAGACAAGACCGGCCAAACGCCCCGTTTTGCCCCCGTCCTGTCCGTGGCCGGCTACGACATCGAGCTGCATGACGACCTCGGCTCCGTGGCGCCCCGCTGGCTGGCGCTCGAATCCGGCGGGCTGTCCTGTCTGTATCACCGGCATGACTGGCTCGCGGCCTGGCAGGCGCATGTGGGCTCCCCTCTGGCGCACCGGCCGCTCCTCGCCCTCGGGCGGCGCGACGGCGAGACCGCCTTCCTCTGGCCGCTCGCCCTGGTCGAGGATCGCAGCCTTGGCATTCCCCTGCGCCGTCTTTCGTGGCTGGGCGCTCGCCACGGCAACCAGAACACCGGCGTCTGGGCGCCTGAGACCTATGCCTGTTTCACGTCCGGGGAGGCCGGGCGCTGCCTGCGGGAGATCGCGCGGGGCGCCGGCGCCGATCTCGTCCGGCTCGAGCACATTCCCGAAACCTGGGCCGGCCGGCCCCATCCCATGGCGGACCTGCCGGGACAGGCGAGCGTCAATAGCGTCCATGCCGGGCCGCTCGGAGCTCCCTATGACGCGCTGCTGCGCCGGCGCCACGACCGCGATGCCCGGCGCAAGCTCGACAAGAAGCGCAAGGCGCTGGCCCGCCTCGGTCCGGTGGTCGTCGAGACGGCGACAAGTCCCGAGGCCCGTGCGGAGGCGCTTGCAGCCTTCCTCGCGCAGCGCGCCGCCCGCGCGGCGTCCGCCGGCATTCCCAATGTCTTCGGCGATCCGGCGCTGGCCGGGTTCGTCGCTGCCCTCCTTGCTCCCGCCGACGGGCGGCCGCCGGTGCTCACGGCCGCGCTCCTGCGGGTCGGCGGCGTCATCCGCGCCACCTATCTGACCGGCCAGAGCGGGACCACGCTGCATGCCTATGCCAACAGCATTGCCCAGGACGACAGCCTGCCCCACAGCCCGGGCGTGCTGCTGCTCGCCGGGCTGATCGAGGCGGCGTCCGGCGACCCGTCGCTGGACACCCTCGACCTCGGCCTCGGCGACGAACGCTACAAGCAGGCCTGGACCGATCCCCTGCCCTTGCGCGACATCAGTCTTGCCACCAGCACGGCCGGCCGGCTCGCGGGGGCGGTGGCGGCGGGCCTCAGCGCCGGCAAGCGCCGCCTGCGCGCCTCGCCGCGCCTGTGGTCCCTGATCCGGTCGCTGCGCCGGCTCGGCGCCCGGCGCGGGGCATGA
- a CDS encoding glycosyltransferase family 4 protein, protein MSPHPLRIIHCVRSPVGGTIRHIHDLAIAQAEAGHAVGVVCDSTTGSAFDVAILERMLPHLKLGITRFAIHRHLTIDDIFGAFRLYSSVKSLQPDVLHGHGAKGGAYVRLIGTLLRLQRRNVMRVYCPHGGSLHYDPHRLEGRVYHTLERLQSRLCDGLVFVSDYERAAYESKVGLPRIPARVIYNGLHASEFDPVRPAEDATDFIYIGMLRDLKGPDLFIEAIYNLGLRRNAAVTASIVGEGPDEARYRQMVSDRGLDGQIRFLGALPAREAFTRGRVVVVPSRAEAMPYIVLEAMAAEMPMVATRVGGIPEIFGRHAGRLVEPGDSQRLSLAMADMLDSPDLSRAIARDLRQAMADRFSAGAMSGSITGFYHDLRGTEPHHAEAVPSAPEVAPSLATQPSAKPSYARPSKP, encoded by the coding sequence ATGAGTCCGCACCCTTTGCGGATCATCCACTGCGTGCGCTCGCCCGTAGGGGGAACGATCCGGCACATCCACGATCTGGCGATCGCCCAGGCTGAGGCCGGCCATGCGGTCGGTGTGGTCTGTGATTCCACGACCGGGTCCGCGTTCGATGTCGCCATCCTCGAACGCATGCTTCCGCACCTGAAGCTCGGGATCACCCGCTTCGCCATTCATCGCCATCTGACCATCGACGACATCTTCGGCGCATTCCGGCTCTATTCCAGCGTCAAGTCGCTGCAGCCGGACGTGCTGCACGGGCATGGCGCCAAGGGCGGCGCCTATGTGCGGCTGATCGGCACGCTGCTGCGCCTGCAACGGCGCAATGTGATGCGTGTCTACTGCCCGCATGGCGGCAGCCTGCATTATGATCCCCACCGGCTGGAGGGGCGCGTCTACCACACGCTGGAACGGCTGCAGTCGCGCCTCTGTGACGGCCTCGTCTTCGTCTCCGACTACGAGCGCGCCGCCTACGAGAGCAAGGTCGGCCTGCCGCGCATTCCCGCCCGCGTCATCTACAACGGCCTGCATGCGAGCGAGTTCGATCCGGTGCGTCCGGCGGAGGATGCGACCGACTTCATCTACATCGGCATGCTGCGCGACCTGAAGGGTCCGGACCTGTTCATCGAGGCGATCTACAATCTCGGCCTGCGACGCAATGCAGCCGTGACCGCCAGCATCGTCGGCGAGGGGCCCGACGAGGCCCGGTATCGCCAGATGGTTTCCGATCGCGGGCTTGACGGGCAGATCCGTTTCCTTGGAGCCCTGCCTGCCCGCGAGGCCTTCACGCGCGGCCGTGTCGTCGTCGTGCCGTCGCGGGCCGAGGCGATGCCCTACATCGTCCTGGAAGCCATGGCGGCCGAGATGCCGATGGTGGCGACCCGCGTTGGCGGCATTCCCGAAATCTTCGGCCGGCATGCCGGCCGGCTGGTCGAGCCCGGCGACAGCCAGCGCCTGTCGCTCGCCATGGCCGACATGCTCGACAGCCCTGACCTGTCGCGGGCGATTGCCCGGGATCTGCGGCAGGCGATGGCGGACCGGTTCTCTGCCGGTGCCATGTCGGGCTCGATTACCGGTTTCTACCACGATCTCAGGGGCACGGAGCCGCATCATGCCGAAGCGGTTCCCTCTGCTCCGGAGGTCGCGCCATCCCTTGCCACACAGCCTTCTGCAAAACCCAGTTACGCCCGGCCGAGCAAACCATGA
- a CDS encoding polysaccharide biosynthesis/export family protein has translation MLARPLVFLALAVALAGCSGYKRPPSAFHEVLTQPYRLDSSDRLRIIVFGQSDLTNTYVVDQAGYISMPLIGSVPARGRTQQELAAAIAASLRKGFLRDPDVSVEVDQYRPVFVMGEVQAAGQYPYVAGMTVQNAIATAGGFSPRADQAGAEITRQINGEILNGRVPITDPVRPGDTIYIRERLF, from the coding sequence ATGCTTGCCCGCCCGCTCGTCTTTCTTGCTCTCGCAGTCGCGCTTGCCGGATGCAGCGGTTACAAGCGCCCACCCTCCGCCTTTCACGAGGTGCTGACGCAGCCCTACAGGCTCGATTCCAGCGACCGGCTGCGCATCATCGTCTTCGGTCAGTCCGACCTGACAAACACCTATGTCGTTGATCAGGCTGGCTATATCTCGATGCCCCTGATCGGCAGCGTGCCAGCCCGCGGCCGCACCCAGCAGGAGCTGGCCGCAGCCATCGCCGCCTCCCTGCGCAAGGGCTTCCTGCGCGATCCGGATGTCTCCGTCGAGGTGGACCAGTACCGCCCGGTCTTCGTCATGGGCGAGGTCCAGGCTGCCGGACAGTATCCCTACGTGGCGGGCATGACCGTCCAGAACGCCATTGCCACCGCCGGCGGCTTCTCGCCGCGGGCCGACCAGGCCGGTGCCGAGATCACCCGGCAGATCAATGGCGAGATCCTGAACGGCCGTGTCCCCATTACGGACCCTGTCCGGCCGGGAGACACCATCTACATCCGCGAGCGGCTGTTCTGA
- a CDS encoding polysaccharide deacetylase family protein, with product MDFRRRFFSASFWVLRNTWLPRLMAPLTRGCGIIFTLHSVRPKSDDPFQPNAHLEITPEFLGQVVDVLGRHGYRIVSLTEAIDRLALGYGNERFAVLTFDDGYRDNLEQAYPVLKALGVPMTLFITSGLIDRTSELWWVALERLIRERDRLTASVQGGLTELPCGTPEEKATCFSVLRDVLIRETDEREQRALVRKLAAGNGLDLAALAGELMMSWDDLRALSRDRHVTIGAHTHDHFALARLSEAEARADVERGMTRIEAELGLRPQVFAYPYGDLDAAGAREARLIAELGFQAAVTTRPGVLTSAHARDLMHLPRVSLNGHFQDPVYVEEYLTGAPFVLFRAASGLSRAVSRRAASTR from the coding sequence ATGGATTTCAGGCGGCGGTTCTTTTCGGCGAGCTTCTGGGTGTTGCGCAACACCTGGCTGCCGCGCCTCATGGCCCCGCTGACCCGTGGTTGCGGCATCATCTTCACGTTGCACAGCGTCCGGCCGAAGTCGGATGACCCGTTTCAGCCCAACGCCCATCTGGAGATCACGCCCGAGTTTCTGGGTCAGGTGGTCGATGTTCTGGGCCGCCACGGCTACCGCATCGTCTCGCTGACGGAGGCGATCGATCGCCTCGCGCTCGGCTACGGCAACGAGCGCTTCGCGGTGCTGACCTTCGACGACGGCTACCGGGACAACCTGGAACAGGCCTATCCGGTGCTGAAGGCCCTCGGCGTTCCGATGACCCTGTTCATCACCTCCGGCCTGATCGACCGGACCTCCGAGCTGTGGTGGGTGGCGCTGGAACGGCTGATCCGCGAACGCGACCGGCTGACCGCCTCGGTGCAGGGCGGCCTGACCGAACTGCCCTGCGGCACGCCGGAGGAGAAGGCCACCTGCTTTTCCGTGCTGCGCGACGTCCTCATCCGCGAGACGGACGAGCGCGAGCAGCGGGCGCTGGTGCGCAAGCTGGCAGCCGGCAACGGTCTCGATCTGGCAGCGCTCGCCGGCGAGTTGATGATGTCCTGGGACGACCTGCGGGCGCTGTCGCGCGACCGGCATGTCACCATCGGCGCGCATACCCATGACCATTTCGCGCTTGCCCGCCTGTCCGAGGCGGAGGCGCGCGCGGATGTCGAGCGCGGCATGACCCGCATCGAGGCGGAACTGGGCCTGCGGCCGCAGGTCTTCGCCTATCCCTATGGCGATCTCGACGCCGCGGGCGCCCGCGAAGCGCGGCTGATTGCCGAGCTGGGCTTCCAGGCGGCCGTGACGACCCGACCCGGCGTGCTCACGTCCGCCCATGCGCGCGACCTGATGCACCTGCCCCGTGTGTCGCTGAACGGGCATTTCCAGGATCCGGTCTACGTCGAGGAATACCTGACGGGGGCTCCCTTCGTCCTGTTCCGCGCCGCCTCCGGGCTCAGCCGCGCTGTTTCCCGCCGCGCTGCATCCACCAGATGA
- a CDS encoding DUF2842 domain-containing protein: protein MPSLRKFIGMVALVVFVVVYALVAMVIGDMTLQQSSHLVRFGFFAVAGLVWVIPAGAIIWWMQRGGKQRG from the coding sequence ATGCCTTCGCTGCGCAAGTTCATCGGCATGGTCGCGCTGGTCGTGTTCGTCGTCGTCTATGCCCTCGTCGCCATGGTCATCGGCGACATGACGCTGCAACAGTCGTCGCATCTGGTGCGCTTCGGCTTCTTCGCCGTGGCGGGACTGGTGTGGGTGATTCCGGCCGGCGCCATCATCTGGTGGATGCAGCGCGGCGGGAAACAGCGCGGCTGA
- a CDS encoding exopolysaccharide transport family protein gives MSSRHDIYQPQDMALDLTALIRALGRAQRWLLPLVIAVALSVVIGLQFVPQKFTGEAKILIESSNPLYPGAGRGAEDERALLDNEGVTSQVQLMSSVDLARRVAQRLDLASIPEFKANGTGGTLQNALVLLGILTDPARISPEERVLKHYFKNLDVYRLDGSRVIAVEYQATSPELAAQVANTIVDEYLQMQSMAKRESREVAASALEPQIDRLRQDVQVARKAVEDFRARADLLVGNDNLTLNQQQMSEISTEQSGAEAAAAEAEAKARQLRQLLSSGGSLESASEVLNSGLIQRLRERQVELQSRIAELSTTLLPGHPQLRALSSQLADYDQQIRGEARKVLAGLETDAAVARQQAEALRNRLDELKAAAAQSNSDQVRLRELEREADAKAAQLDALLASYRTADTGRNAEALPADARVISRAGVPIEPSSPKVMFFTIAASLATFVLGCAFVIMREFLRGDVLRPLEPMDTYEAPVEIARPQPVTGDRSAAAPPARADDEPGLAIAGSDDGIDDDGIGLDRDEDGGLDGEGDLPEPEDLPRRRETAAGEAAALAAARLADRDDSVDAVPAEPLGRRAAPDRTGERTAERFAEPVTARSEAEARPERARPAAADPVTRREAGSAARRVERLTESVAMPDALRAAAATATAAAAAKAASGPAARAVSGLRRTVVVSAAEPQLSHQLAFQMARQAADDGDMSLLMEVFPDSDDPAAAAGFSDLIASNASFSSVIYRDAGSRAHIIEAGRLPLPDRQVDPRRFALVLDAIDATYDRIVIDLGRCKDSAAAAEILAFADQVIVASRTGIHAARLAEVLDLVAALTEADVTVRRVAASSKAA, from the coding sequence ATGAGTTCGAGGCACGACATCTATCAGCCGCAGGACATGGCCCTGGACCTGACCGCCCTGATCCGGGCGCTGGGGCGGGCGCAGCGCTGGCTGTTGCCGTTGGTGATCGCTGTTGCCCTGTCCGTCGTGATCGGGCTGCAGTTTGTGCCGCAGAAGTTCACCGGCGAAGCCAAGATCCTGATCGAAAGCAGCAATCCGCTCTATCCCGGGGCCGGGCGCGGTGCCGAGGACGAGCGTGCGCTGCTCGACAACGAGGGCGTGACCAGCCAGGTCCAGCTGATGTCCTCGGTCGATCTGGCCCGCCGGGTTGCCCAGCGGCTCGATCTGGCGTCGATCCCGGAATTCAAGGCGAACGGCACCGGGGGAACCCTGCAGAACGCGCTTGTTCTCCTCGGCATCCTGACCGACCCGGCGCGAATCTCCCCCGAGGAGCGGGTGCTCAAGCATTATTTCAAGAACCTCGACGTCTACCGGCTGGATGGCTCCCGCGTGATCGCGGTCGAGTATCAGGCGACCAGTCCGGAGCTGGCGGCCCAGGTCGCCAACACCATTGTCGACGAGTACCTGCAGATGCAGTCGATGGCCAAGCGCGAGAGCCGTGAGGTCGCGGCAAGCGCGCTGGAGCCGCAGATCGACCGGCTGCGCCAGGACGTGCAGGTCGCCCGCAAGGCTGTCGAGGACTTCCGCGCCCGCGCCGACCTGCTGGTGGGCAACGACAACCTGACGCTGAACCAGCAGCAGATGTCGGAGATCAGCACCGAGCAGTCGGGCGCCGAGGCGGCTGCGGCCGAAGCCGAGGCCAAGGCCCGGCAGCTGCGCCAGCTGCTGTCTTCCGGCGGCTCGCTGGAAAGCGCCAGCGAGGTGCTGAATTCCGGCCTGATCCAGCGCCTGCGCGAGCGGCAGGTGGAGCTGCAGTCCCGCATTGCCGAACTCTCGACCACGCTGCTGCCGGGGCATCCGCAGCTGAGGGCGCTGTCGTCGCAGCTCGCCGATTATGACCAGCAGATCCGGGGCGAGGCGCGCAAGGTGCTTGCCGGTCTGGAGACCGACGCGGCCGTGGCACGCCAGCAGGCCGAAGCGCTGCGCAACCGGCTGGACGAACTGAAGGCCGCGGCGGCCCAGTCCAACTCCGACCAGGTCCGCCTGCGCGAGCTGGAGCGGGAAGCCGATGCCAAGGCCGCCCAGCTCGACGCGCTGCTGGCGAGCTATCGCACCGCCGACACGGGCCGCAATGCCGAGGCGCTGCCGGCCGACGCCCGCGTGATCTCGCGGGCAGGGGTGCCGATCGAGCCGTCCTCGCCGAAGGTCATGTTCTTCACCATCGCCGCCTCGCTGGCGACCTTCGTGCTTGGCTGCGCCTTCGTGATCATGCGCGAGTTCCTGCGCGGCGACGTGCTGCGCCCGCTCGAGCCGATGGACACCTACGAGGCTCCCGTTGAGATTGCCCGCCCCCAGCCGGTCACCGGGGACAGGAGCGCGGCCGCGCCGCCCGCGCGGGCGGATGACGAACCGGGTCTTGCCATCGCCGGGAGCGACGACGGGATCGACGACGACGGGATCGGCCTTGACCGGGATGAAGACGGCGGGCTTGACGGGGAAGGGGATCTGCCCGAGCCCGAGGATCTGCCGCGCCGCCGGGAAACCGCCGCAGGCGAGGCAGCCGCACTGGCTGCCGCGCGCCTTGCCGACCGGGATGACAGCGTCGATGCGGTGCCAGCCGAGCCCCTGGGCCGCCGTGCCGCGCCTGACCGGACCGGAGAGCGGACCGCTGAGCGCTTTGCCGAGCCGGTGACGGCCCGGTCCGAAGCGGAGGCTCGGCCGGAGCGCGCCCGCCCTGCCGCCGCCGATCCGGTGACCCGCCGCGAGGCCGGGAGCGCCGCCCGGCGCGTCGAGCGCCTGACCGAGAGCGTGGCCATGCCGGACGCGCTGCGCGCCGCTGCAGCCACGGCCACTGCTGCCGCTGCCGCCAAGGCTGCGTCCGGACCTGCCGCGAGGGCTGTGTCGGGGCTGCGGCGCACGGTGGTCGTCAGCGCCGCCGAGCCGCAGCTGTCGCATCAGCTCGCCTTCCAGATGGCGCGTCAGGCTGCGGATGACGGTGACATGTCGCTGCTGATGGAAGTGTTCCCCGACAGCGACGACCCGGCCGCGGCCGCAGGCTTCTCCGACCTGATCGCCAGCAACGCCTCCTTCTCCTCGGTCATCTACCGGGATGCCGGCTCGCGCGCGCACATCATCGAGGCCGGCCGCCTGCCCCTGCCGGACCGCCAGGTGGATCCGCGTCGCTTCGCCCTCGTGCTGGACGCCATCGACGCCACCTACGACCGCATCGTGATCGATCTCGGCCGGTGCAAGGACAGTGCCGCCGCGGCCGAGATCCTTGCCTTCGCCGATCAGGTGATTGTCGCAAGCCGGACCGGCATCCATGCCGCGCGGCTGGCAGAGGTTCTGGATCTGGTTGCCGCGCTGACGGAAGCCGACGTCACCGTGCGGCGTGTCGCTGCCAGCTCCAAGGCCGCCTGA
- a CDS encoding COX15/CtaA family protein, whose protein sequence is MVLSAAAAPVAALTPAQVRNRTQIRFWLYGICLLILAMVVVGGATRLTESGLSITEWKPIHGTIPPLSEAEWLEEFDKYRQIPQYQLINKGMSLDEFKFIFWWEWAHRQLGRFIGLAYALPLAFFWATGRIERGLKLPLLFGLFLGGLQGAVGWWMVASGLVERTDVSQYRLATHLTLACIIFAYVFWIARRLAPHTEATPRDADLLRRAGWAVMGLVVLQIFLGGLVAGLNAGLTFNTWPLMDGQWVPAGLLAMEPAWKNFFENVMTVQFQHRIGAYVLMAAVVALLVMTLKRNAHKGLRATVMLLTGVIFAQAAIGITTLLLHVPLDVALLHQAMAVIVLGMAVEYLVRLKGEAPLRS, encoded by the coding sequence ATGGTCTTGTCTGCTGCTGCCGCGCCCGTCGCGGCCCTGACGCCCGCGCAGGTGCGCAACCGCACCCAGATCCGCTTCTGGCTCTATGGCATCTGCCTGCTGATCCTGGCCATGGTGGTCGTGGGGGGCGCCACGCGTCTCACCGAGTCCGGCCTCTCCATCACCGAGTGGAAGCCGATCCATGGCACCATTCCGCCGCTCAGCGAAGCGGAGTGGCTCGAGGAATTCGACAAGTACCGCCAGATCCCGCAGTACCAGCTCATCAACAAGGGCATGAGCCTGGACGAGTTCAAGTTCATCTTCTGGTGGGAATGGGCGCACCGGCAGCTCGGCCGCTTCATCGGCCTCGCCTATGCGCTGCCGCTGGCCTTCTTCTGGGCCACCGGCCGGATCGAGCGCGGGCTGAAGCTGCCGCTGCTGTTCGGTCTCTTCCTCGGCGGCCTGCAGGGGGCGGTCGGCTGGTGGATGGTCGCCTCCGGCCTCGTCGAGCGCACGGACGTGAGCCAGTACCGGCTCGCCACCCACCTGACCCTGGCCTGCATCATCTTCGCCTATGTCTTCTGGATCGCGCGGCGCCTTGCCCCGCATACGGAGGCGACACCGCGCGATGCGGATCTGTTGCGCCGGGCCGGCTGGGCCGTGATGGGTCTCGTTGTGCTGCAGATCTTCCTGGGCGGCCTCGTCGCCGGCCTCAATGCCGGTCTCACCTTCAACACCTGGCCGCTGATGGACGGACAGTGGGTGCCCGCCGGTCTCCTGGCGATGGAGCCGGCCTGGAAGAATTTCTTCGAGAACGTGATGACGGTGCAGTTCCAGCACCGGATCGGCGCCTATGTGCTGATGGCGGCGGTCGTCGCGCTGCTGGTGATGACGCTGAAGCGCAACGCCCACAAGGGGCTCCGGGCCACGGTGATGCTGCTGACGGGGGTGATCTTCGCCCAGGCGGCCATCGGCATCACCACGCTGCTGCTGCATGTGCCGCTCGACGTGGCGCTGCTGCATCAGGCCATGGCGGTGATCGTGCTCGGCATGGCGGTGGAATATCTCGTCCGGCTGAAGGGCGAGGCGCCGCTGCGCAGCTGA
- a CDS encoding enoyl-CoA hydratase, which translates to MTASASASSASSAPRPPVGKLLHKGVLRLVLQRPEKMNALSREMMDALAAELTLAGQDPEVRVVLLGAEGKVFCAGHDLKELTAARAESDGGRATYEAILRQCSDLMQQIVRLPKPVIAVVTGVATAAGCQLVASCDLALATDTATFCTPGVNIGLFCSTPMVALSRNASPKQAMEMLLTGESIDASTAKSFGLINRIIPADYLDQVVQKYAEVIASKSPLTLKIGKEAFYRQLEMPLAQAYDYAASVMVENMLTRDAEEGITAFLQKRAPEWRGE; encoded by the coding sequence ATGACCGCTTCTGCTTCCGCCTCTTCTGCCTCTTCCGCGCCGCGCCCGCCCGTCGGCAAGCTGCTGCACAAGGGCGTGCTGCGCCTTGTGCTGCAGCGGCCGGAGAAGATGAACGCCCTGTCGCGCGAGATGATGGACGCGCTTGCCGCCGAGCTGACCCTGGCCGGGCAGGATCCGGAGGTGCGTGTCGTCCTCCTTGGCGCCGAGGGCAAGGTGTTCTGTGCCGGCCACGACCTCAAGGAGCTGACCGCCGCACGGGCGGAGAGCGACGGGGGCCGGGCGACCTACGAGGCGATCCTGCGCCAGTGCTCGGATCTGATGCAGCAGATCGTCCGCCTGCCGAAGCCGGTGATTGCCGTGGTCACGGGGGTTGCCACCGCCGCCGGCTGCCAGCTGGTTGCCTCCTGCGACCTGGCGCTGGCCACCGACACCGCCACCTTCTGCACGCCGGGCGTCAACATCGGCCTGTTCTGCTCGACGCCGATGGTCGCCCTCAGCCGCAATGCCAGCCCGAAGCAGGCGATGGAAATGCTGCTGACGGGCGAATCGATCGATGCCTCGACCGCCAAGTCCTTCGGCCTGATCAACCGCATCATTCCGGCCGACTATCTCGACCAGGTGGTGCAGAAATACGCCGAGGTGATCGCGTCGAAGTCGCCGCTGACGCTGAAGATCGGCAAGGAGGCCTTCTATCGCCAGCTCGAGATGCCGCTGGCGCAAGCTTACGACTACGCCGCCTCGGTGATGGTGGAGAACATGCTCACCCGCGACGCCGAGGAAGGCATCACCGCCTTCCTGCAGAAGCGCGCGCCCGAGTGGCGGGGAGAGTGA
- a CDS encoding CoA-binding protein, which produces MPDYSDDLIRRVLSGTRSIAIIGASANEVRPSFFVTKYLIAKGFEVWPVNPGLAGKELLGRPVHGRLSDIPAAIDMVDIFRASDAVPGIVGEALGLPSRPKVIWMQLGVEHADAAAKAEAAGLTVIMNRCPKIEYGRLSGEIGWMGVNSRSLSSRRPVLADGFQHRGLPDGATPSE; this is translated from the coding sequence ATGCCCGACTATTCCGATGACCTGATCCGGCGCGTCCTGTCCGGGACCCGCTCCATTGCCATCATCGGGGCGAGCGCCAACGAGGTGCGGCCGTCGTTCTTCGTCACCAAGTACCTCATTGCCAAGGGCTTCGAGGTCTGGCCGGTCAATCCGGGCCTTGCCGGCAAGGAGCTGCTCGGCCGGCCGGTGCATGGGCGCCTGTCTGACATCCCTGCCGCCATCGACATGGTCGACATCTTCCGCGCGTCGGATGCGGTGCCCGGCATCGTCGGGGAGGCTCTTGGCCTGCCCTCGCGTCCCAAGGTCATCTGGATGCAGCTCGGCGTCGAGCATGCGGACGCTGCAGCCAAGGCCGAGGCTGCCGGGCTCACGGTGATCATGAACCGCTGCCCGAAGATCGAATATGGCCGGCTCTCCGGCGAGATCGGCTGGATGGGCGTCAACTCCCGCAGCCTCTCCTCCAGGCGCCCGGTGCTCGCCGACGGGTTCCAGCATCGCGGACTGCCCGATGGCGCGACGCCCTCGGAGTGA